One window from the genome of Dyadobacter sp. CECT 9275 encodes:
- a CDS encoding T9SS type A sorting domain-containing protein — protein MVFTDRPAWSVDKNGVINPLKPSMKAQTPQINFRTCYHQLRMNLSLNRSATVHQVKTGYIRSLLIILLSTSLCTSGFSQRFFSVVFNKLPQDYQLYPRDEKNEAKVPISGIVETLGYNYVSVQVLRNNTLLKYVKSELKYDGKGIGSFALETTIKAELAEYTFKVYACKTGDSTLVVTRNNVVSGDTYIIMGQSNSTGFFGESETDEYCRTFGRITDNLNTDPYKAADTLWSISNKEGYYNNVGTMGFEIQKQLSQKYGIPNCLISAGFHWSSAYSHAIRNEQNPTDFSTGYGRMLYRVQKAGLASSAKTFIYRQGETETYHEGSGWEENFGKLREHLKMDLPSLTKLYVFQIDIIYYPSPVGALIRDYQRRLPEIYSDVQSLATVGTQDFDGLHYGKGGNKQSGVELSRIIGKDFYGSQDTANIYSPAVKKIFYKTAEKKEIVLVFDEGQELVYPDAYKPNGNTTLDMKDFFYLDGSAGAVASGTVDQNRIILSLKSSQNASRLNYLPSYVTEGGAFYPYTGPYIKNKLGMRAFSFFEVSIGKALEVPVLRAEIQTPLAVALSWNSVADAGSYLLERKSEGESTYHTIARMGATVTTYTDAQAPLSGKITYRIKAINTISESGDYGIANVEVPVVTGIQEPGLNFLVFPNPVIKSENLTIQFSEPVTGTISLLDQTGQQLEGIQIRRSSEGNIHLKNLMPGFYIVSFVSEKKQLYKKIVVTP, from the coding sequence ATGGTTTTTACAGATCGTCCTGCGTGGTCCGTTGATAAAAACGGTGTGATCAATCCGCTAAAACCATCTATGAAGGCACAAACTCCTCAAATTAATTTCCGAACCTGCTACCATCAGTTACGCATGAACCTTTCTCTTAACCGGTCCGCAACCGTACACCAAGTCAAAACAGGGTATATCCGAAGCCTGCTGATCATCCTGCTCTCGACAAGCCTCTGCACCTCAGGATTCAGCCAGCGTTTTTTTTCTGTGGTATTCAATAAGCTACCCCAGGATTATCAGCTCTATCCGCGGGATGAAAAGAACGAAGCCAAAGTACCCATCTCCGGAATTGTAGAAACGCTAGGTTATAACTACGTTTCCGTACAGGTTTTACGGAACAACACCTTGCTGAAATATGTAAAATCGGAACTGAAATATGATGGGAAAGGCATTGGATCATTTGCTCTTGAAACCACGATCAAAGCCGAACTGGCAGAATACACCTTTAAGGTATATGCCTGTAAAACAGGAGACTCTACACTGGTTGTGACCAGAAACAATGTGGTCAGCGGTGATACCTACATCATTATGGGACAATCCAATTCAACCGGTTTTTTTGGTGAATCGGAAACGGATGAGTACTGCCGGACCTTCGGCCGGATAACAGATAATCTTAATACAGATCCTTACAAAGCGGCCGATACACTTTGGTCTATTTCCAATAAGGAGGGTTATTATAACAATGTAGGCACCATGGGTTTTGAGATACAGAAGCAACTGTCTCAAAAATATGGTATCCCCAACTGCCTCATTTCGGCAGGCTTTCACTGGTCGTCGGCCTATTCCCATGCCATTAGAAACGAGCAGAATCCGACAGACTTCAGCACGGGCTATGGACGAATGTTGTATAGGGTACAAAAAGCTGGCCTTGCTTCTTCGGCCAAAACATTCATCTACCGACAAGGAGAAACCGAAACCTATCATGAGGGTTCGGGATGGGAAGAAAATTTTGGAAAGCTTCGTGAGCATTTGAAAATGGATCTACCCTCGCTGACCAAACTGTATGTTTTTCAGATCGATATCATCTACTATCCCTCACCTGTGGGTGCGCTCATCCGAGATTATCAGAGAAGGCTACCGGAAATCTATTCCGATGTACAGTCGCTGGCCACAGTGGGCACGCAGGATTTTGATGGCCTGCATTATGGCAAAGGAGGAAACAAACAAAGCGGTGTAGAATTGTCACGTATTATTGGCAAAGACTTTTACGGCTCACAGGACACAGCAAATATCTATTCTCCCGCTGTAAAGAAAATATTCTATAAAACAGCGGAGAAAAAAGAGATCGTTCTGGTATTTGACGAAGGCCAGGAACTGGTATATCCGGATGCCTACAAACCAAACGGGAACACTACCCTCGACATGAAGGATTTCTTTTACCTGGATGGTTCGGCAGGCGCGGTGGCATCTGGTACTGTTGATCAGAACCGGATTATTCTGTCACTAAAAAGTAGCCAGAATGCGTCCAGGCTCAATTATCTTCCTTCCTATGTAACAGAAGGAGGCGCGTTTTATCCTTACACCGGGCCGTATATCAAAAACAAACTGGGTATGCGTGCCTTTAGCTTTTTCGAGGTGAGCATTGGAAAGGCATTGGAAGTTCCGGTGCTTCGTGCCGAGATTCAAACGCCTTTGGCAGTTGCGTTAAGCTGGAACAGCGTTGCGGATGCTGGTTCCTATCTACTGGAGAGGAAGTCGGAAGGCGAAAGCACGTATCATACCATTGCCAGGATGGGTGCCACTGTCACAACTTATACCGATGCGCAGGCACCACTGAGCGGGAAAATCACTTACAGGATAAAAGCCATAAATACGATCTCAGAATCAGGCGACTATGGCATTGCCAATGTGGAGGTGCCCGTCGTCACCGGGATTCAGGAGCCTGGCCTGAACTTTCTCGTTTTCCCTAATCCGGTGATTAAAAGCGAAAATCTCACGATCCAGTTCTCAGAGCCGGTTACCGGGACGATATCCCTCCTGGATCAAACGGGTCAGCAGCTGGAAGGTATCCAGATCCGCCGCTCATCCGAGGGTAACATCCATTTAAAAAACCTCATGCCAGGCTTTTATATTGTTTCATTTGTTTCTGAAAAAAAGCAGCTTTACAAAAAAATCGTCGTCACACCGTAG
- the ung gene encoding uracil-DNA glycosylase, with amino-acid sequence MDVKIEESWKAKLMREFEQEYFETLTAFVRSEYASKQIFPPAKQIFNAFNHCSFDHCKVVILGQDPYHGPGQANGLCFSVNDGVRMPPSLINIFKEIKEDLGKPFPQSGNLMRWADRGVLLLNATLTVQSGAAGSHQNKGWERFTDAVIKCVSDEKENVVFMLWGKYAQDKGAVIDARKHLVLKARHPSPMSANGGGWFGTKHFSKANEYLATKRLQEIDW; translated from the coding sequence ATGGATGTAAAAATTGAAGAGTCCTGGAAGGCTAAACTGATGCGGGAGTTTGAACAGGAATATTTTGAAACGCTTACTGCTTTCGTAAGAAGTGAGTATGCTTCGAAACAGATATTTCCTCCTGCAAAGCAAATTTTCAATGCTTTTAATCATTGCAGTTTTGATCATTGCAAGGTGGTTATTCTGGGACAGGATCCTTACCACGGACCTGGGCAGGCCAATGGACTTTGTTTTTCAGTAAATGACGGAGTGAGAATGCCTCCTTCGCTGATCAACATTTTTAAAGAAATAAAAGAAGACTTGGGAAAACCTTTCCCGCAAAGCGGAAATTTGATGCGCTGGGCTGACCGGGGCGTACTTCTGCTGAATGCAACCCTTACCGTCCAGAGCGGTGCAGCCGGTTCGCATCAGAATAAAGGTTGGGAGCGGTTTACGGATGCCGTGATCAAATGCGTGTCGGATGAAAAGGAAAATGTGGTTTTTATGTTGTGGGGGAAATATGCACAAGATAAAGGTGCGGTTATTGATGCCAGGAAACATCTCGTCCTTAAGGCACGGCACCCTTCGCCCATGTCGGCAAATGGCGGAGGGTGGTTTGGAACCAAACATTTCAGCAAGGCAAATGAGTACCTGGCTACCAAAAGGCTTCAGGAAATAGACTGGTAG
- the apaG gene encoding Co2+/Mg2+ efflux protein ApaG, translating to MVSKITDGVKVTVLTEYQPDYSNPGQDHYVFTYKILIENHSEHTVKLLRRHWLIYDANGTVREVEGEGIVGLQPTLEPGDVHDYVSGCNLKTDVGKMAGTYLMERVLDGRQFRVVIPAFSLIAPYRLN from the coding sequence ATGGTTTCCAAGATAACCGATGGCGTAAAAGTCACAGTACTGACTGAATACCAACCTGATTATTCGAACCCGGGACAGGATCATTATGTATTTACCTATAAAATTCTGATCGAAAACCATAGTGAACATACCGTTAAACTGCTCCGGCGCCATTGGCTGATATATGACGCCAACGGAACGGTAAGAGAGGTGGAAGGAGAAGGAATTGTGGGTCTGCAGCCCACGCTTGAGCCGGGTGACGTACACGATTATGTTTCGGGATGTAACTTAAAAACAGATGTTGGTAAAATGGCGGGAACTTATCTGATGGAACGGGTATTGGACGGGCGGCAGTTTCGTGTGGTGATCCCTGCATTTTCCCTGATAGCACCCTACCGTTTGAATTGA
- a CDS encoding MlaE family ABC transporter permease translates to MMQKRKYVFTKNLDFAFLSVYNGYKFFIRFFREVFKGRMEFSEMVKQCYAIGNRSLLLISLTGFITGMVFTKQSRPSLAEFGATSWLPSLVSIAIIRALAALVTALISAGKVGSSIGAELGSMRVTEQIDAMEVSAVNPFKFLVVTRVLASTITIPILMCYCGIVALLGAFLNVTLNEGTSLITFIQTAFEQITFLDIGTSLVKGIFYGFTIGIVGCYQGYNASKGTEGVGKAANSAVVISMFLIFIEEVIIVQVSNYFRV, encoded by the coding sequence ATGATGCAAAAGAGAAAGTATGTTTTTACAAAAAATCTGGATTTTGCCTTCCTGTCCGTTTACAATGGTTACAAATTTTTCATCCGTTTCTTTCGTGAAGTATTCAAAGGCCGGATGGAGTTTAGTGAAATGGTTAAACAATGTTATGCCATTGGAAACCGGTCTCTCCTGCTGATCAGCCTCACTGGCTTCATTACCGGAATGGTCTTCACCAAACAGTCGCGCCCTTCCCTGGCTGAATTCGGTGCAACTTCCTGGCTTCCTTCGTTGGTTTCCATCGCAATCATCAGGGCATTGGCTGCTTTGGTAACGGCACTCATCAGTGCAGGAAAGGTTGGTTCCAGTATCGGAGCAGAACTGGGTTCTATGCGGGTAACCGAGCAGATAGACGCCATGGAAGTTTCAGCAGTGAACCCGTTTAAATTTCTGGTAGTGACCAGGGTACTGGCTTCCACCATTACCATACCCATCTTAATGTGTTACTGCGGGATTGTGGCGTTACTTGGTGCATTTCTTAACGTAACCCTTAACGAAGGTACCAGCCTGATCACTTTTATTCAAACCGCTTTTGAGCAGATCACTTTTCTGGATATTGGTACGTCGCTGGTCAAGGGAATTTTTTACGGATTTACGATTGGCATTGTAGGCTGCTATCAGGGATATAACGCCAGTAAAGGCACAGAAGGTGTAGGTAAAGCAGCCAACTCGGCCGTGGTAATTTCCATGTTCCTGATCTTTATTGAAGAGGTGATCATTGTTCAGGTTTCAAATTATTTCAGAGTTTAA
- a CDS encoding MlaD family protein yields MENTEKRSIKVGLFVVLGVLIFVAGVLTIGSMKKLFGSHIIVKTIFDDVNGLKPGNNIWYSGVKIGTVKTIRFLGDSRVEVMLNIEEKSKQFIRKNAKAKVSTDGLIGNKIIVIYGGTQKVESIEDGDELVVEKIESTEEMLSVLSENNKNLLGITSAFKTISKNILEGKGTVGMLLNDERLYNDVDQTLAALKKASSNAQTLTASLSTFTAQLNKKGGLANDFVTDTVIMRDIRTTLGKLDETVSSANIMVGNLKQASEGINTNKNSPIGVMLHDEQTAANLKNTIHNLETTTEKLDENMLALRSNFLFRRYFRRKAKDEEKQKSISDSSAQGSK; encoded by the coding sequence ATGGAAAATACAGAAAAACGCTCAATAAAAGTTGGCCTTTTTGTCGTGCTTGGTGTACTAATCTTTGTGGCAGGTGTACTGACCATAGGAAGTATGAAAAAACTGTTCGGTTCACACATCATTGTCAAAACGATATTTGATGATGTGAATGGCCTCAAACCAGGTAACAACATCTGGTATTCCGGTGTAAAAATCGGAACGGTCAAAACGATCCGATTTCTGGGCGACTCACGTGTGGAAGTAATGCTGAATATCGAAGAAAAGTCAAAACAGTTTATCCGCAAAAATGCAAAAGCCAAAGTGAGTACCGACGGTCTCATAGGTAATAAAATCATCGTCATATATGGCGGAACCCAGAAAGTCGAATCCATCGAAGACGGTGATGAACTGGTGGTAGAGAAAATTGAAAGTACAGAAGAAATGCTCAGCGTACTGTCAGAGAACAATAAAAATCTTTTGGGTATCACCAGCGCCTTTAAAACGATCAGCAAAAATATTTTGGAAGGAAAAGGTACCGTGGGTATGCTGCTCAACGACGAAAGGTTATACAATGATGTGGACCAGACTCTTGCCGCATTGAAAAAAGCCTCTTCGAATGCTCAGACACTCACCGCATCCCTGTCAACCTTTACGGCACAATTGAACAAAAAGGGTGGTCTGGCCAATGATTTTGTAACGGATACCGTCATCATGAGGGATATCAGAACCACATTGGGAAAACTGGACGAAACGGTGAGCTCTGCCAATATCATGGTGGGAAACTTAAAACAAGCCAGTGAAGGAATCAATACCAACAAAAACAGCCCGATAGGCGTGATGCTCCATGATGAGCAAACGGCAGCGAACCTCAAAAACACGATCCATAACCTGGAAACCACTACGGAAAAACTCGATGAAAATATGCTGGCGCTGAGATCTAATTTTCTTTTTCGGAGATATTTTAGGCGTAAAGCAAAGGACGAGGAAAAACAGAAATCAATTTCAGACAGCAGCGCCCAGGGTTCGAAATAA
- a CDS encoding ABC transporter ATP-binding protein, with translation MENTQREPVITIRGLYKSFGDLHVLQGVDLDVFKGENVVVLGRSGTGKSVLIKIIAGLLTQDKGTVNVLGHEVSSLNEKELRNLRLKIGFSFQNSALYDSMTVRENLEFPLVRNVANLKRSEINEAVESVLDAVGLLQTINQVPSELSGGQRKRIGIARTLILKPEIMLYDEPTAGLDPITCLEINQLINEVKEKYQTSAIIITHDLTCAKETGDRVAMLLDGHFIKTGTFEEVFDTQEERIKSFYDYNFIQ, from the coding sequence ATGGAAAATACCCAAAGAGAACCGGTTATTACCATAAGAGGGCTTTATAAATCCTTCGGTGACCTGCACGTTCTGCAGGGAGTGGATCTGGATGTTTTCAAAGGTGAAAATGTGGTGGTACTGGGCAGGTCCGGAACCGGGAAGTCTGTACTTATCAAGATCATAGCCGGATTGCTGACGCAGGATAAAGGCACTGTTAATGTTCTAGGGCACGAAGTATCGTCCCTGAATGAAAAGGAATTACGCAACCTCAGGCTGAAAATCGGGTTCTCCTTTCAGAACAGCGCACTGTACGACAGTATGACGGTAAGGGAAAATCTGGAATTTCCTTTGGTGAGGAACGTGGCAAATCTGAAACGTTCGGAAATAAATGAAGCCGTTGAGTCCGTACTGGATGCCGTGGGGTTGCTGCAGACGATCAATCAGGTACCTTCTGAGCTTTCCGGAGGCCAGCGCAAACGCATCGGCATTGCCCGGACCCTGATTCTGAAACCGGAAATTATGCTTTACGACGAACCCACAGCAGGACTTGATCCCATTACGTGCCTGGAAATCAATCAGCTGATCAATGAAGTCAAAGAAAAATACCAGACCAGCGCAATCATTATTACCCACGATCTTACCTGTGCTAAAGAAACCGGTGACCGCGTTGCGATGCTGCTCGACGGCCACTTCATAAAAACCGGAACCTTTGAAGAAGTATTTGATACCCAGGAAGAAAGAATTAAAAGCTTTTACGATTACAACTTTATTCAATAA
- a CDS encoding EcsC family protein yields the protein MTNYEEQAYKELLLWEKKMLRKPSAAGKLSKNIQDKINGWIPDKVHKTVTTAIKQMTRGVLFGAEFINSEPSLSTSLEEMEQEVLKKISFYRKAGAAEGGITGAGGFWFSLADFPLLLALKMKLLFEIASSYGFSVLDYRERIFIMHIFQLAFSSQQNRQKVFSQITNWEQNSKYLPDDIHQFDWKTFQQEYRDYIDLAKLAQLIPGIGAAVGLVVNYRLIDHLGKTAMNAYRMRLAEKGKFRLDQTPAMALFGTL from the coding sequence ATGACAAACTACGAGGAACAAGCCTATAAGGAACTTTTGCTTTGGGAGAAAAAAATGCTGCGAAAACCATCGGCAGCTGGAAAACTTTCCAAAAATATCCAGGACAAAATTAATGGCTGGATTCCCGATAAAGTTCACAAAACAGTTACGACGGCCATTAAACAAATGACCCGGGGCGTACTGTTCGGGGCGGAGTTCATAAATTCGGAACCGAGCCTTTCCACTTCATTGGAAGAAATGGAACAGGAGGTTCTCAAAAAGATATCCTTTTACCGCAAAGCGGGTGCAGCAGAGGGCGGTATTACCGGCGCAGGCGGGTTCTGGTTTTCTCTTGCCGATTTCCCGCTGCTGCTCGCACTGAAAATGAAGTTACTTTTCGAGATTGCTTCGTCCTATGGCTTTTCGGTGCTTGACTATCGTGAACGAATATTTATCATGCACATATTTCAGCTGGCCTTTTCCAGTCAGCAGAATAGGCAGAAGGTTTTCTCGCAGATAACCAACTGGGAACAGAACAGTAAATACCTGCCGGATGATATACACCAGTTTGACTGGAAGACCTTCCAGCAAGAATACCGAGATTACATTGACCTGGCAAAACTTGCCCAGCTGATCCCAGGTATAGGAGCGGCCGTTGGCCTGGTTGTAAATTATCGGCTGATAGACCACCTTGGAAAAACGGCTATGAATGCCTACCGGATGAGACTGGCCGAAAAAGGAAAGTTTCGGCTGGACCAAACTCCAGCAATGGCTTTATTCGGCACCCTCTAA
- a CDS encoding DUF2157 domain-containing protein: MTTKDILNQLVSDNIIAPEQSSAISEYESGKAFSVHWELRSILYLGIVIFGSGLGVIIYQNIDTIGHQVIIALIALLMTACFAYTIKKRVPFSWALVESPEKFSPHSLLLGCTLLLILEGYLQYQYTIFGTRYGLAVLIPTIVFFFCAYRFDHRGILSMAITGLASWLGLTIAPLSVLSDNDFTDIKLLATAISLGLVLMAISRLSQDKGLKSHFAFTYLLLGGNLAALASLTAMFSTEPKILFMISAAAVSFYYIRYSRQAQSLLFLLLGVIYGYIVVTYGLFIITPDEALAALAIYYFLFSSIGVIFFLLNVKKILGTTNEKSI, translated from the coding sequence ATGACTACCAAAGACATCCTGAACCAGCTGGTATCAGACAATATTATCGCTCCGGAACAATCTTCCGCTATTTCGGAGTATGAATCGGGCAAGGCTTTTTCCGTTCATTGGGAATTGCGGTCCATATTATACCTTGGTATCGTAATTTTCGGCTCGGGCCTCGGTGTCATCATCTATCAGAATATAGATACCATTGGCCATCAGGTCATCATTGCGCTGATCGCCCTGCTGATGACGGCCTGTTTTGCCTACACCATCAAAAAGCGTGTTCCGTTTAGCTGGGCCCTGGTGGAAAGCCCGGAAAAATTTTCACCGCATTCGCTTTTACTGGGCTGTACCCTGCTATTAATTCTGGAAGGTTACCTGCAGTACCAGTATACTATCTTCGGAACCCGATACGGTCTGGCGGTTCTTATACCTACCATTGTGTTCTTCTTTTGTGCCTACCGATTTGACCATCGGGGTATCCTGTCTATGGCTATTACAGGGCTGGCTTCCTGGCTAGGACTGACCATCGCCCCGCTTTCCGTACTGTCCGACAATGATTTTACCGATATCAAACTTCTTGCAACGGCCATATCGCTCGGCCTGGTGCTGATGGCCATTTCCAGGCTGTCGCAGGATAAAGGTCTAAAATCCCATTTTGCTTTTACTTATCTGCTCCTGGGAGGAAATCTGGCGGCACTTGCTTCTCTTACGGCTATGTTCAGCACCGAGCCCAAAATCCTGTTTATGATCAGTGCCGCGGCTGTTTCTTTTTATTATATCAGATACTCGAGGCAGGCACAGTCGCTTCTGTTTTTGCTGCTCGGCGTAATTTACGGTTACATTGTGGTTACCTATGGGCTGTTCATCATTACGCCTGACGAAGCACTCGCCGCGCTTGCAATTTACTATTTTCTGTTCAGCAGTATCGGAGTAATATTTTTCCTCCTAAACGTCAAAAAAATACTCGGTACAACAAATGAAAAAAGCATATAA
- a CDS encoding endonuclease/exonuclease/phosphatase family protein, whose product MNSVKIILEIIGACMIIFTLVPLIRHDYWIFRVFEYPRLQKLFVTLVILILFICLFPVFSGFGLLFISLLTANALYLFYQIYPFTFIAKKVLLNARENRPHSRVKILSANVFQDNRNTTGCLAVIKKYDPDIVLLLETDQFWYEETSSLQNDYAFQVTVPLENTYGMLLYSKLELTDTSVHYLVDKEIPSIEATVHLKSGEKISLHCVHPTPPVPGENLYSTERDKELLIVAKKVKEYKKPVVVVGDLNDVAWSYTTELFVKISGLLDPRIGRGFYNTFHAKYPFLRFPLDHVFCSTDFKLVRLERLPNFSSDHYPILIELQYEPQAELEQDEPVADSDEKQLAEEKINKPT is encoded by the coding sequence ATGAATTCTGTAAAAATTATCCTGGAAATTATCGGGGCGTGTATGATTATTTTTACACTGGTTCCACTCATCCGGCACGACTACTGGATTTTCAGGGTCTTTGAGTATCCCCGGCTTCAAAAACTGTTTGTTACCCTGGTAATCCTCATCCTGTTTATATGCTTATTTCCAGTATTTTCGGGTTTCGGCCTGTTGTTTATCAGTTTGCTCACTGCCAATGCGCTCTACCTTTTTTATCAGATTTATCCATTTACTTTCATTGCAAAAAAGGTATTGCTCAATGCTCGGGAAAACCGGCCCCACAGCAGAGTAAAAATACTATCGGCCAATGTATTTCAGGACAACCGAAATACAACGGGTTGCCTGGCAGTAATAAAAAAATACGATCCCGATATTGTGCTTCTTCTGGAAACGGATCAATTCTGGTACGAGGAAACCTCCTCTCTACAAAATGATTATGCGTTCCAGGTAACTGTTCCTCTGGAAAATACCTATGGCATGTTATTGTATTCAAAACTGGAACTGACTGACACCAGTGTGCACTACCTGGTTGATAAAGAAATACCGTCCATAGAAGCAACAGTACACCTGAAGTCGGGTGAGAAGATATCTTTGCATTGTGTACACCCCACCCCACCGGTACCCGGAGAAAATCTTTACTCTACTGAAAGAGACAAGGAATTGCTGATTGTGGCGAAAAAGGTGAAAGAATACAAGAAGCCGGTTGTGGTGGTCGGAGACCTCAACGATGTGGCCTGGTCTTACACGACCGAACTTTTTGTGAAGATAAGCGGGTTACTGGATCCCCGAATCGGCAGAGGATTTTACAATACCTTTCACGCCAAATATCCATTTTTAAGATTCCCGCTCGACCATGTTTTTTGCTCGACCGACTTCAAACTCGTTCGTTTAGAGCGACTACCGAATTTTTCTTCCGACCACTACCCTATCCTGATCGAACTACAATACGAACCGCAGGCTGAGCTGGAACAGGATGAACCGGTGGCAGATTCGGACGAGAAGCAACTGGCCGAGGAAAAAATCAATAAACCCACCTAA
- a CDS encoding O-methyltransferase, whose translation MITSYLKFLLRSGNAHSIHSPFLFELYTKVISPGKDQKPVYELIRQLRKAMLSNNDTIAVLDLGAGSRVNRSNIRKIKSIAKNAEKPEKFGRLFYRLIQHFQPKTILELGTSLGITTLYLAKAKPDSQVVSFEGCPETAKIAKENFVKAGSENISVILGNIDETLPAELKRLNSKIDFAYFDANHRYEPTMRYFETCLPYATGESLFIFDDIYWSEEMKKAWEDIKSHPEVTLTVDLFWIGLVFFRKTQAREHFVLRF comes from the coding sequence TTGATTACTTCCTATCTTAAGTTTCTGCTACGCTCAGGTAACGCGCATTCCATACATTCCCCTTTTTTATTTGAATTGTATACCAAAGTCATTTCGCCTGGAAAAGACCAAAAGCCAGTGTATGAACTGATCAGACAGTTGCGAAAAGCAATGCTTTCCAACAATGACACCATTGCAGTACTGGATCTGGGGGCCGGATCCCGTGTGAATAGATCGAATATCCGGAAAATAAAATCAATCGCTAAAAATGCGGAAAAACCTGAGAAATTCGGAAGGTTATTTTATAGGCTCATTCAGCATTTTCAACCTAAAACCATTCTGGAACTAGGTACTTCCCTCGGTATTACAACCTTATACCTTGCCAAAGCCAAACCCGACTCCCAGGTGGTTAGTTTTGAAGGATGCCCCGAAACCGCAAAAATTGCAAAAGAGAATTTCGTAAAAGCGGGCAGTGAAAATATCAGTGTTATTTTGGGGAATATTGACGAGACCCTTCCGGCTGAATTGAAGCGCCTGAACAGCAAAATTGATTTTGCTTATTTCGATGCTAACCATCGTTATGAACCCACAATGCGGTACTTTGAAACCTGCCTGCCCTATGCCACCGGGGAGTCTCTTTTTATTTTTGATGACATCTATTGGTCAGAAGAAATGAAAAAAGCATGGGAAGATATAAAATCTCATCCTGAGGTTACACTTACGGTGGATCTGTTCTGGATAGGGTTGGTATTTTTCAGAAAAACCCAGGCCAGGGAGCATTTTGTCCTAAGGTTTTGA
- a CDS encoding Hpt domain-containing protein — protein sequence MTLNINSSLDVTYLSQVYGDDASIISMIFEAFVSDSYPRWMGLKQTLDAGNLAEAASVVHGIKPSFTMTGITWLRPKVEEMERAIKANADADTLFNFYAEISAELGPLIPILEEESKRLASL from the coding sequence ATGACCCTAAACATTAACTCTTCGCTTGACGTTACCTATCTGTCCCAGGTTTATGGGGATGATGCAAGCATAATCAGCATGATCTTTGAAGCATTTGTTTCTGATTCCTATCCCCGGTGGATGGGCTTAAAGCAGACACTGGATGCGGGCAATCTGGCCGAAGCAGCCAGTGTAGTACACGGTATCAAGCCATCGTTTACGATGACAGGTATTACTTGGCTCCGCCCGAAAGTGGAGGAGATGGAACGTGCCATAAAGGCCAACGCGGATGCAGATACCCTTTTCAATTTCTATGCCGAAATATCTGCAGAACTAGGCCCCCTGATCCCAATTCTGGAAGAAGAGTCCAAACGCCTCGCATCGCTTTAA
- a CDS encoding Dabb family protein, with translation MRTKNKTIGYLVPVFALCCFMLVIYGAYVPHKAAETQRVVCIKFKPGTSSEVIEKHFRDFAAMKNHVKDVVAYSAGHVQESEGTNNQFDVVHYLTFRTNESAQAYANNIDRKEFVENNQSKWDNVLEMNSNIEK, from the coding sequence ATGAGAACAAAAAATAAAACAATAGGATATTTAGTGCCTGTATTTGCACTTTGCTGCTTTATGCTGGTAATCTATGGAGCATATGTTCCTCACAAGGCCGCTGAAACCCAGCGTGTGGTTTGTATCAAATTTAAACCAGGCACCTCGTCAGAAGTAATTGAAAAACACTTCCGCGATTTTGCAGCCATGAAAAATCATGTAAAAGATGTGGTTGCCTATTCTGCCGGTCATGTGCAGGAATCAGAAGGAACGAACAATCAGTTTGATGTTGTACACTACCTCACTTTCCGCACGAACGAAAGTGCTCAGGCATACGCTAACAACATTGATAGAAAAGAATTTGTTGAGAACAACCAATCGAAATGGGATAATGTCCTTGAGATGAATTCCAATATCGAAAAATAA